A section of the Triticum dicoccoides isolate Atlit2015 ecotype Zavitan chromosome 7A, WEW_v2.0, whole genome shotgun sequence genome encodes:
- the LOC119333454 gene encoding basic leucine zipper 8-like translates to MYPAEVAGVLLPAAYLPPPANAASLGPHYPYQIAEDDHLLFQCSSSSLMQLPYADELFLNHPPAVPLRNGSSSDEPAAHAVDRQRAEERRRRRMVSNRESARRSRVRKQKQLGQLWAQVVHLRDANRDLLDQLNRAIVDYDRVVRDNSRMRDERAELQRRLRELPVVDAGDAEGVAVGEDDESTV, encoded by the coding sequence ATGTACCCAGCCGAGGTTGCCGGTGTTCTTCTCCCCGCGGCGTACTTGCCGCCACCTGCAAACGCAGCGTCTTTGGGACCCCATTATCCCTACCAGATAGCGGAAGACGATCATCTCCTGTTCCAGTGCAGCAGTAGCAGTCTAATGCAATTGCCCTACGCCGACGAGCTGTTTCTCAACCACCCTCCGGCGGTGCCGCTGCGCAACGGGTCGAGCTCCGACGAGCCAGCGGCCCACGCCGTGGACAGGCAGCGcgcggaggagaggaggaggaggcggatggtGTCCAACAGGGAGTCGGCGCGGCGATCGCGCGTGCGGAAGCAGAAGCAGCTGGGCCAGCTGTGGGCGCAGGTCGTCCACCTCCGGGACGCCAACCGCGACCTGCTCGACCAGCTCAACCGCGCCATCGTGGACTACGACCGCGTCGTGCGCGACAACTCCCGGATGAGGGACGAGCGGGCGGAGCTGCAGAGGAGGCTCCGGGAGCTCCCCGTGGTCGATGCCGGCGACGCGGAGGGCGTCgccgttggtgaagatgacgagtCTACAGTCTAG